The Marinitoga sp. 1197 genome contains a region encoding:
- a CDS encoding tyrosine-type recombinase/integrase — protein MRINKYIESFLNELSLIKNVNSSTLKNYRQVLNEFSNIKNPASMQGLNLFMKKIKNQKPNTIARKITIVRSFLNYLYDHGKIKKKFWDNLKPPKYNALPRFLTEKEIKKLIKNSRVPYRYIFEFIYKTGIRLSELYNLEFEKLNNNTYIMRVIGKGNKERVLKVDKKIKDLFYQIEVLPCKRSIQREIKIAAKKAGIEKDVSVHKLRHSFAVSMINKGIPINAIQALLGHSNLNTTSIYLKFSSNDVKLI, from the coding sequence ATGCGTATTAATAAATATATTGAGAGTTTTTTAAATGAATTATCTTTAATAAAAAATGTAAATTCAAGTACTTTGAAAAATTATAGACAGGTTTTAAACGAATTTTCTAATATTAAAAACCCTGCTTCAATGCAGGGTTTAAATTTATTCATGAAAAAAATTAAAAATCAAAAACCAAATACTATAGCTCGAAAAATTACTATAGTTAGATCTTTTTTGAATTATTTGTATGATCATGGAAAAATTAAAAAAAAGTTTTGGGATAACCTAAAACCCCCTAAATATAATGCTTTACCACGTTTTTTAACAGAAAAGGAAATTAAAAAATTAATTAAAAATTCACGAGTTCCATATCGCTATATCTTTGAATTTATATATAAAACCGGTATTAGATTGTCAGAACTGTATAATCTTGAATTTGAAAAATTAAATAATAATACATATATTATGCGTGTTATCGGTAAAGGTAATAAAGAAAGAGTTTTAAAAGTTGATAAGAAAATAAAAGATTTATTTTATCAGATTGAAGTTTTACCATGTAAAAGATCTATTCAAAGAGAAATTAAAATTGCAGCTAAAAAAGCTGGTATAGAAAAAGATGTTAGTGTTCATAAGTTGAGGCATTCTTTTGCTGTATCAATGATAAATAAAGGGATACCCATCAATGCTATTCAAGCTCTTTTAGGCCATTCAAATTTAAATACAACTTCGATTTATCTTAAATTTTCTTCAAATGATGTCAAACTTATTTGA
- a CDS encoding MFS transporter, whose product MDKKFKDLQFYKFCAYGFLKNLRFFEPFLILFFLEKGLSYFQIGLLYSVMKISTNILEIPTGIVADSIGRRRSMVFSFSSYIISFLIFYISKSFYLFAFSMILYAFGEAFRSGTHKAMILEYLKIKGWQNLKVYYYGNTRSCSQLGSAISSLLAAGIVFYSGNYQTVFLISVIPYVLDLILMLTYPKELDGELKEFNWKNFKQSFSCVIYEFAMSFKSFNLFRSILLTATYSGFYSAIKDFLQPVLKTFALSLPIFMYLENEKRSAIVIGIVYFIIYLLTSFFSRKSGKFSEHFKNLLNPLLITMNLGFIFGIISGFTYNSNWLFISIIFYLGIYLIENLRRPIGVAYISENINSNILASVLSAESQLKTILAAIIVPIVGFLSDKFNVGIALMIISSSFLLINLFFISQKKR is encoded by the coding sequence ATGGACAAAAAATTCAAGGACCTTCAATTTTATAAATTTTGTGCATACGGTTTTCTGAAAAATTTAAGATTTTTCGAGCCATTTCTAATTTTATTCTTTTTAGAAAAGGGATTATCTTATTTTCAAATAGGATTATTATATTCTGTAATGAAGATTTCTACAAATATACTCGAAATACCAACAGGTATTGTTGCAGATTCTATTGGAAGACGCCGCTCGATGGTATTTTCTTTTTCAAGTTATATCATTTCTTTTTTGATTTTCTATATTTCTAAAAGCTTCTATTTATTTGCTTTTTCTATGATTTTATATGCTTTTGGAGAAGCTTTTAGATCTGGAACTCATAAAGCAATGATTTTGGAGTATTTAAAAATAAAAGGCTGGCAGAATTTGAAGGTTTACTACTATGGAAATACGCGTTCTTGTTCTCAATTAGGATCGGCTATTTCTTCACTGCTTGCGGCTGGAATTGTTTTTTATTCTGGGAATTACCAAACTGTATTTTTAATTTCTGTCATCCCCTATGTTCTTGATTTGATTTTAATGCTAACTTATCCTAAAGAGCTTGACGGAGAATTAAAAGAATTCAACTGGAAAAATTTTAAACAATCTTTTTCATGCGTGATATATGAATTTGCTATGTCTTTTAAAAGTTTTAATTTATTCAGGAGTATTCTTTTAACTGCAACATATAGCGGCTTTTATTCTGCTATAAAAGACTTTTTACAACCAGTATTAAAAACATTTGCACTATCTCTACCTATTTTTATGTATCTAGAAAATGAAAAGCGCTCGGCTATTGTAATTGGTATAGTTTATTTTATAATTTATTTACTCACTTCATTTTTTTCAAGAAAATCTGGAAAATTTTCGGAACATTTTAAAAACCTTTTAAATCCATTACTTATTACAATGAATTTAGGTTTTATTTTTGGTATTATAAGCGGATTTACCTATAATTCAAATTGGTTATTTATATCAATTATTTTTTATCTTGGAATATATTTAATTGAAAATTTAAGACGACCTATAGGAGTTGCATATATTTCTGAAAATATCAATAGTAATATTTTGGCTTCTGTTTTATCTGCAGAATCACAATTAAAAACCATTCTAGCTGCTATTATAGTTCCTATAGTTGGATTTTTATCTGATAAATTTAATGTGGGTATTGCCCTTATGATAATTTCTTCTAGTTTTTTATTGATAAATTTATTCTTTATTTCTCAAAAAAAGAGATGA
- a CDS encoding acylphosphatase produces the protein MFAKKYRVYGRVQGVGFRWFINKIAKSLDINGYVMNMSDGSVEIWAEGNIENIENLKQYIIKGNGFSYVENIIEDNVSPKGYTYFSIKY, from the coding sequence ATGTTTGCAAAAAAATACAGAGTATATGGTAGAGTTCAGGGAGTTGGCTTTAGATGGTTTATTAATAAGATTGCAAAATCATTAGATATAAACGGATATGTAATGAACATGTCAGATGGTAGTGTTGAAATATGGGCTGAAGGAAATATTGAAAACATAGAAAATTTAAAACAATACATAATTAAAGGCAATGGATTTTCTTATGTTGAAAATATTATTGAAGATAATGTTTCTCCAAAAGGATATACATATTTTTCAATAAAATATTAA
- the asnS gene encoding asparagine--tRNA ligase produces MEWVYIKDMKKYIGKKIEFRGWLWNKRASGKIAFLQLRDGTGFVQGIVEKATLGEEKYQQVKKLKMESSLIVRGTVVEDQRSPVGFELHIDEVEIIHNPVEDYPISKKEHGIDFLMEHRHLWLRSRRQFHILKVRHEIIKAIREFYNNNDFILIDTPIFTGSIGESAGNTFEIEYFDYGKVYLAQTGQLYLEAAAMSLGKVYNLGPTFRAEKSKTRRHLIEFWMNEAEVAYYKHEDNMKLQEDLVSYIVKKVLENASENLVALDRDISKLEKIEAPFPRITYTEAIKLLNKKGSDIEWGEDLGADDETLISEEFDRPVIIEKYPKSVKAFYMQPDPENPDVVLCDDMIAPEGYGEIIGASERIWQEDVLIERLKENNLPVEEYQWYLDLRKFGSVPHSGFGLGIERTVAWICGLKHIREAIPFARTLYRVYP; encoded by the coding sequence ATGGAATGGGTATATATAAAGGATATGAAAAAGTATATTGGTAAAAAGATTGAGTTTAGAGGATGGTTATGGAATAAAAGAGCAAGTGGAAAAATAGCCTTTTTGCAGTTAAGAGATGGTACTGGATTTGTCCAGGGGATTGTTGAAAAAGCTACATTAGGTGAAGAAAAATATCAACAAGTAAAGAAATTAAAAATGGAAAGTTCTTTAATCGTCAGAGGTACTGTGGTTGAAGATCAAAGATCACCTGTTGGTTTTGAGTTACATATAGACGAAGTTGAAATTATTCATAACCCTGTTGAAGACTATCCAATTTCCAAAAAAGAACATGGAATAGACTTTTTGATGGAACATAGACATTTATGGCTCAGATCAAGAAGACAATTTCACATTTTAAAAGTAAGACACGAAATCATTAAAGCTATTAGGGAATTTTATAATAACAATGATTTTATTTTAATTGATACACCTATATTCACAGGATCAATAGGAGAGAGTGCAGGAAATACATTTGAAATAGAATATTTTGATTATGGAAAGGTTTATCTCGCCCAGACAGGTCAATTATATCTCGAAGCTGCTGCAATGTCTTTAGGGAAGGTATATAATTTAGGGCCAACTTTTAGAGCAGAAAAATCGAAAACCCGAAGACATTTAATAGAATTTTGGATGAATGAGGCTGAAGTTGCATATTACAAACATGAAGATAATATGAAATTGCAAGAAGATTTAGTATCATATATTGTAAAAAAAGTTTTAGAAAATGCTTCTGAAAATTTAGTTGCACTTGATAGGGATATCAGTAAGTTAGAAAAAATTGAAGCTCCATTTCCTCGAATTACATATACAGAAGCTATAAAATTATTGAATAAAAAAGGATCAGATATTGAATGGGGTGAAGATTTAGGTGCGGATGATGAAACTTTAATTTCCGAAGAATTTGATAGACCTGTAATTATTGAAAAATATCCAAAATCAGTAAAAGCATTTTATATGCAACCAGATCCAGAAAATCCGGATGTTGTTTTATGTGATGACATGATAGCTCCAGAAGGATATGGCGAAATAATAGGTGCTTCAGAGAGAATCTGGCAGGAAGATGTTCTTATAGAAAGATTAAAAGAAAACAATTTACCTGTTGAAGAATATCAATGGTATCTTGATTTAAGAAAATTTGGTTCTGTTCCACATAGTGGATTTGGTCTTGGTATTGAAAGAACCGTTGCATGGATTTGCGGATTAAAACATATTAGAGAAGCAATTCCTTTTGCAAGAACATTATACAGGGTTTATCCTTAA
- a CDS encoding helix-turn-helix transcriptional regulator, which yields MKFYDLEAISIYFMRRYNLSFGQIANALDLHKNSIQHHLKQLEKFEDDLELPSFFFQNIDRSVQTYEEKVKSAQEIAAKYYEEKKYLIEKLKEDLKNKKSFDNDLKEKKESEVIEEMEIKKSAMPVILRQAVRESKATFYENFSDMEENVEEKKNTSQIIKKDDFIELLKPFSIAIFVGFIVAFMQKNSNNNYLNNAIDVPIIQENENIDPFAQFRRGL from the coding sequence GTGAAGTTTTATGATTTAGAAGCTATTAGCATTTATTTTATGAGACGTTATAATCTCTCTTTTGGACAGATTGCAAACGCATTAGATTTGCATAAAAATTCTATTCAACATCATTTAAAACAACTTGAGAAGTTCGAGGATGATTTAGAATTACCTTCTTTTTTCTTTCAAAATATAGATAGATCCGTTCAAACATATGAAGAAAAGGTTAAATCAGCTCAAGAAATAGCAGCAAAGTATTACGAGGAGAAAAAATATTTAATCGAAAAATTAAAAGAAGATCTAAAAAATAAGAAAAGTTTTGATAATGACTTAAAAGAAAAAAAAGAATCTGAGGTGATAGAAGAAATGGAAATAAAGAAATCTGCAATGCCAGTAATTTTAAGACAGGCTGTGAGAGAATCTAAAGCTACTTTTTATGAGAATTTTTCTGATATGGAAGAGAATGTAGAAGAAAAAAAGAATACATCTCAAATAATAAAAAAAGATGATTTTATCGAATTATTGAAGCCTTTTTCTATTGCTATTTTCGTTGGTTTCATTGTTGCTTTTATGCAGAAAAATAGTAATAATAATTATTTAAATAATGCTATTGATGTTCCCATAATACAAGAAAATGAAAATATAGATCCTTTTGCACAATTTAGAAGGGGGTTATAG
- a CDS encoding helix-turn-helix domain-containing protein, producing MIELEGIKFFTLKEAGSMLNKHPETIRRWIKEKKLKSYKVGNVYYVKEEDIKNLLFKQDTGE from the coding sequence ATGATTGAATTAGAAGGTATAAAATTTTTTACTTTAAAAGAAGCTGGTAGTATGTTGAATAAACATCCGGAAACTATACGTCGTTGGATAAAAGAAAAAAAACTAAAAAGTTATAAAGTTGGAAATGTATATTATGTAAAGGAAGAAGATATTAAAAATCTTTTATTTAAGCAAGATACAGGAGAATAA
- a CDS encoding alkaline phosphatase family protein, which produces MWENILKKIYENKVEGLGILPHYQEYSILNIINWVIYNFDGIPFYKPYPIPYKNKKHIVLFLVDAMSYNTFKLVLREKRGEFKYLTKNQFFPATSVFPSTTANAITTLMTAQAPADHGILGYTLFLKELGSLVNMIDFSPLVGGKGAFEPFLVNDLLEVKTIDEILEKLEVKTFTHTHSDIVNSGLSKIHNKGSNIKGYKSLVEMFGMVLDKLESFHNTGYKSFQFAYYGYVDGIGHKYGAKDIKYKTQIYWFLKMFEDEFLSKMDKKIRDDTIIIITADHGMLETPLIKEIRFSNESEISKYLWIPPGGEMRMMYFYTKNKKFFYEFFNSKYKDFGNLIDIEEAEKINLFGAKLNNKYKERVGDYVMISKSNYSFVYKYGGSFVHLKGKHGGLSFHEMIVPVIIFG; this is translated from the coding sequence ATGTGGGAAAACATTTTAAAAAAAATATATGAAAATAAAGTTGAGGGATTAGGGATATTGCCTCATTATCAAGAGTATTCTATTTTAAATATAATTAATTGGGTTATTTATAATTTTGATGGAATTCCTTTTTATAAACCATATCCAATACCTTATAAAAATAAAAAACACATAGTTTTATTTTTAGTTGACGCAATGAGTTACAATACATTTAAATTAGTGTTAAGAGAAAAGAGAGGTGAATTCAAATATTTAACAAAGAATCAATTTTTTCCGGCAACGTCTGTATTTCCTTCAACAACAGCCAATGCAATTACAACACTGATGACAGCTCAAGCTCCTGCGGATCATGGGATTTTAGGATATACGTTATTTTTAAAAGAATTAGGATCTTTAGTTAATATGATAGATTTTTCTCCATTAGTTGGAGGAAAGGGGGCATTTGAGCCATTTTTGGTAAATGATTTATTAGAAGTAAAAACGATTGATGAAATTTTAGAAAAATTAGAGGTAAAAACATTTACCCATACACATTCAGATATTGTAAATAGCGGATTGAGTAAAATTCATAATAAAGGAAGTAATATAAAAGGGTACAAATCTTTAGTTGAAATGTTTGGTATGGTTTTAGATAAGCTTGAAAGTTTTCATAATACAGGCTATAAATCATTTCAATTTGCATATTATGGTTATGTTGATGGTATTGGTCATAAATATGGGGCAAAAGATATTAAATATAAAACACAAATATACTGGTTTTTAAAAATGTTTGAAGATGAATTTTTGAGTAAAATGGATAAAAAAATACGTGATGATACAATTATTATAATTACAGCAGATCATGGAATGCTCGAAACGCCCTTGATTAAGGAAATAAGATTTTCAAATGAGAGCGAAATCTCCAAATATTTATGGATTCCGCCAGGTGGTGAAATGAGAATGATGTATTTTTATACAAAAAATAAAAAATTCTTTTATGAATTTTTTAATTCAAAATATAAAGACTTTGGTAATCTTATAGATATAGAAGAGGCAGAAAAAATAAATTTGTTTGGAGCAAAACTAAACAATAAATATAAAGAAAGGGTTGGGGATTATGTAATGATATCAAAAAGTAATTATAGTTTTGTTTATAAGTATGGTGGCTCTTTTGTGCATTTAAAAGGAAAACACGGTGGATTATCATTTCATGAAATGATTGTGCCTGTTATAATATTTGGGTAA
- a CDS encoding zonular occludens toxin domain-containing protein: MIYTILGKSGSGKSYLARKLANELAEDKKLFVLDNSHDHLKLGNMKLLQLNDEIADKINTDKLINSFNRLIIETEYIDDSLLFNFINRFSRSVWNTGNIVLLIDEAHMFYPLKKNPIELEKLVKTARKRGIDIIFVTQQFSDINKAAIKQAHILILFKFFELNELETARKYGVDKKIMEQLNKYECIIIDTWRGNYEIAKNDKVL, translated from the coding sequence ATGATTTATACTATTCTTGGAAAATCAGGATCAGGTAAAAGTTATCTTGCAAGAAAATTGGCCAATGAATTAGCAGAAGATAAAAAATTATTTGTCCTGGATAATTCTCATGACCATTTGAAACTTGGCAATATGAAACTTTTACAGTTAAATGATGAAATTGCAGATAAAATCAATACAGATAAACTTATAAACTCTTTTAATAGACTCATTATTGAAACAGAATATATTGATGATTCTCTTTTATTTAATTTTATAAACCGTTTTTCTCGTTCTGTCTGGAATACTGGTAATATTGTCTTATTAATAGATGAAGCTCATATGTTTTATCCATTGAAAAAAAATCCTATCGAGCTTGAAAAACTTGTTAAAACCGCAAGAAAAAGAGGTATTGATATAATTTTTGTTACTCAACAATTTAGCGATATTAATAAAGCTGCTATTAAGCAAGCTCATATCCTCATACTTTTTAAATTTTTTGAATTAAATGAACTTGAAACTGCAAGAAAATATGGGGTCGATAAAAAGATCATGGAACAGTTAAATAAATATGAATGTATAATAATTGATACCTGGAGAGGTAATTATGAAATTGCTAAAAATGATAAAGTTCTTTAA
- a CDS encoding SoxR reducing system RseC family protein, which yields MREIFIVNSIEGEKVKLMSTRSSSCESCSLNGACNLTGSNSERLMTIEKKEFRKIPDIGDYVVIEIPDFSISKISFIIYGFPLTLFIALLLITYTLTKNDTQAFVAGIVGLAIAYGIIAYVDRTVFKKKYKPAVVEVLPKSKNFDLKLGIINN from the coding sequence ATGAGAGAAATATTTATTGTTAATTCTATTGAAGGAGAAAAAGTAAAATTAATGAGTACGAGAAGTTCAAGTTGCGAAAGTTGTTCGCTAAATGGTGCATGTAATTTAACTGGTAGCAATAGTGAAAGGTTAATGACAATTGAAAAAAAGGAGTTTAGAAAGATTCCAGATATAGGTGATTACGTGGTAATTGAAATACCAGATTTTTCAATCTCAAAAATATCATTTATAATTTATGGTTTTCCTTTAACTTTATTTATAGCCTTGTTGCTAATAACATATACTTTAACCAAAAACGATACACAGGCATTTGTCGCAGGGATAGTTGGGTTGGCAATTGCTTATGGTATCATAGCATATGTGGATAGGACAGTTTTTAAAAAGAAATATAAACCAGCTGTTGTTGAAGTATTGCCAAAATCGAAAAATTTTGATTTAAAATTAGGAATAATCAATAATTAA
- a CDS encoding RNA polymerase sigma factor — translation MIFLNEKKLVEKLKKKDKEAFEELYNIYAPRIYVTLKKFVDISEIEDALQEVFFKIFKGIHTFRGDSKLSTWIYQVTVNVGKDYIRKKKKNIVENIDLTENYTEGFGLQPEADVNVSSEVLNEMEMDKITKIMDKLSEEDRLLIKLRDIDGLSYDEIAEKLNKPLGSVKSRLHYARKKFQKLLKEENLV, via the coding sequence GTGATTTTCTTGAATGAAAAAAAATTGGTAGAAAAATTAAAAAAGAAAGACAAAGAAGCATTTGAAGAATTATATAATATATATGCGCCAAGAATATATGTAACATTAAAGAAATTTGTTGATATAAGTGAAATAGAAGATGCTCTTCAAGAAGTTTTTTTTAAAATTTTTAAGGGAATACATACATTTAGAGGAGATTCTAAATTATCCACATGGATATATCAGGTTACTGTAAATGTAGGGAAAGATTATATTAGAAAGAAAAAGAAAAACATAGTTGAAAATATAGATTTAACAGAAAATTATACAGAAGGATTTGGATTACAACCAGAAGCTGATGTAAATGTGTCCAGTGAAGTATTAAATGAAATGGAAATGGATAAAATAACAAAAATAATGGATAAACTTTCTGAAGAAGATAGACTTTTAATAAAGTTGAGGGATATAGATGGGTTAAGTTATGATGAAATTGCCGAAAAATTAAATAAACCATTGGGAAGTGTAAAAAGCCGGTTGCATTATGCAAGAAAAAAATTCCAAAAACTCTTGAAGGAGGAAAATCTTGTATGA